The following proteins are co-located in the Pyrobaculum calidifontis JCM 11548 genome:
- a CDS encoding NAD(P)/FAD-dependent oxidoreductase — protein sequence MKPRVTVIGLGPAGSAFLRAYKDASGVDISRRYFKACGEAVPVETPLVDPRFVVDKVKVFRFYHWTSQVGEVAYAKPRWYIVDKERWVEALRPREVQAEKGDVVVKAGGPYQSRGVKITVVRAYVAGAKADEETVHFIFPREATGFYWVFPHGGVLNVGGGFLGVENPVPLVRQFVEKWLGGGRILDVRGAPLTVKPDIVLNDGEGFRIGEAAGLVYPLTGEGIRPGILSALALAEALSTKKPLEEYKRRVKKIVRQVEFQRSLLSLAERLIRSGEGLLELAEDGVLRDYIEENLSAKTLFVALAKRPRLAVKFIAALIK from the coding sequence GTGAAGCCACGAGTCACAGTCATAGGTCTCGGCCCCGCAGGCTCGGCCTTTCTAAGAGCATATAAAGACGCCTCCGGCGTAGACATCTCTAGGCGGTACTTTAAGGCGTGCGGCGAGGCGGTGCCAGTGGAGACCCCCCTAGTAGATCCCCGCTTCGTGGTAGACAAGGTCAAAGTCTTCAGATTCTACCACTGGACTAGCCAAGTGGGAGAAGTGGCCTACGCAAAGCCCAGGTGGTACATTGTTGACAAGGAGAGGTGGGTGGAGGCACTACGCCCAAGGGAGGTGCAGGCAGAGAAAGGCGACGTGGTAGTGAAGGCCGGCGGCCCCTACCAAAGCCGCGGCGTCAAAATAACCGTTGTGAGAGCCTACGTGGCGGGGGCCAAGGCAGACGAGGAGACCGTCCACTTCATCTTCCCACGCGAGGCTACGGGGTTCTACTGGGTATTCCCCCACGGAGGAGTGTTAAACGTGGGTGGGGGGTTCCTAGGCGTAGAGAACCCAGTCCCCCTTGTGAGGCAGTTCGTGGAGAAGTGGCTAGGCGGAGGCCGGATACTAGACGTGCGAGGCGCCCCCCTCACAGTTAAGCCAGACATTGTGCTGAACGACGGCGAGGGGTTTAGAATCGGCGAAGCGGCGGGGCTCGTCTACCCCCTAACCGGCGAGGGGATTAGGCCGGGGATACTCTCAGCCCTGGCCCTGGCCGAGGCTCTCTCCACAAAGAAGCCGCTGGAGGAGTACAAAAGGCGAGTAAAGAAGATTGTAAGACAGGTGGAGTTCCAAAGGAGCCTCCTCTCTCTAGCCGAGCGGCTCATTCGGAGCGGCGAGGGTCTGCTAGAGCTGGCCGAGGACGGAGTACTGCGAGACTACATAGAGGAGAATCTGTCGGCGAAGACGCTGTTTGTGGCGCTCGCCAAGCGGCCCCGCCTCGCCGTGAAGTTCATCGCCGCGTTGATAAAATAG
- a CDS encoding MBL fold metallo-hydrolase, translating into MEVIVKRLEGVPLVTAYVFEVGGVRVVVDPGPASLFEPMDVDAVLCTHIHLDHCGSAGHLGKPTYVHERYTRHVADPSKLYESSRAVLGVFAEKFGQPRPNEAVMGVADGTRLFDAVDAIHTPGHAPHHVMYYYRDEKALFVGDGAGVHIPELGVVVPTTPPPFKLDVYLQSLDKVRGLDVEKICFPHYHCTHNVEILERHREQVRAWVEVLQQNPHMDVEEALRALAKADENVEKVLAAGGLYLDFYLRFSVLGFLDYLRGRG; encoded by the coding sequence ATGGAGGTTATTGTTAAACGTCTTGAGGGCGTTCCCCTCGTTACCGCCTACGTGTTTGAAGTTGGTGGCGTTAGAGTTGTCGTCGACCCTGGCCCTGCTTCGTTGTTTGAGCCCATGGACGTAGACGCAGTCCTTTGTACACATATCCACTTGGACCACTGCGGCTCCGCTGGGCACTTGGGCAAGCCCACGTATGTGCATGAGAGGTATACTCGCCACGTGGCCGACCCCTCTAAGCTTTATGAGTCTAGTAGGGCCGTCTTGGGCGTCTTTGCGGAGAAGTTTGGCCAGCCGAGACCAAACGAGGCCGTGATGGGCGTGGCCGACGGGACGAGACTCTTCGACGCCGTTGATGCCATTCATACGCCGGGGCACGCCCCCCACCACGTGATGTACTACTACAGAGATGAGAAGGCGTTGTTTGTGGGCGACGGCGCTGGGGTCCACATACCTGAGCTAGGCGTCGTAGTGCCGACGACTCCCCCGCCCTTTAAGCTCGACGTATACCTCCAGTCCCTCGACAAGGTGAGGGGGCTAGACGTGGAGAAGATCTGCTTCCCCCACTACCATTGCACACACAACGTCGAGATCTTGGAGAGGCACAGGGAGCAAGTCAGGGCCTGGGTTGAGGTACTGCAGCAGAACCCCCACATGGACGTCGAAGAGGCTCTCCGCGCCTTGGCCAAAGCCGACGAAAACGTGGAGAAGGTGCTCGCCGCAGGCGGCCTCTACCTCGACTTCTATCTCCGCTTCAGCGTATTGGGCTTCCTTGACTACTTGAGGGGGAGAGGCTAG
- a CDS encoding translin family protein, which translates to MLSLAVVIDIRNLYDDLRAYERAKDEVVQTSIKVSRLSKAVVYSAIRKDFAAAERALKEMNDVVAHLRKLIEQWPMFYGSATTGLQEYVEATALYSLLKEGRLPTKEELGVDVYTYLMGIADVAGELGRTATEELLQKNVEAASRIKEAVEKLYLDLLALEPRDYELRKKVDYVGSQANWISEKLFYATTCRHE; encoded by the coding sequence ATGCTCTCACTGGCCGTTGTGATTGACATCAGAAACCTCTACGACGACCTAAGGGCCTACGAGCGGGCAAAAGATGAAGTAGTCCAAACCTCTATCAAGGTCTCCCGCCTCTCGAAGGCCGTGGTGTACTCAGCCATTAGGAAGGACTTCGCCGCGGCTGAGAGGGCGCTCAAGGAGATGAACGACGTGGTGGCCCACTTGAGGAAGTTGATTGAGCAGTGGCCCATGTTCTATGGAAGCGCCACCACGGGTCTGCAGGAGTATGTAGAGGCCACGGCCCTCTACAGCTTGTTGAAGGAGGGGCGTCTCCCGACTAAGGAGGAGCTGGGGGTAGATGTCTACACGTACCTCATGGGGATAGCCGACGTGGCAGGCGAGCTGGGGCGCACGGCAACGGAGGAGCTACTCCAGAAGAATGTAGAAGCGGCGAGCAGGATTAAAGAGGCGGTTGAGAAGCTCTACCTAGACCTCTTGGCCCTTGAGCCGAGGGATTACGAGCTTAGGAAGAAGGTGGACTACGTGGGGTCGCAGGCCAACTGGATCTCTGAGAAGCTGTTCTACGCCACTACGTGCCGCCATGAGTAA
- a CDS encoding chromatin protein Cren7 has protein sequence MAEEILNKEYEVVYEGKRFLLKPAKAWVLQPPGKPGVIVALFKLPNGKTVRKVIARLPP, from the coding sequence GTGGCAGAGGAAATACTCAACAAAGAATACGAGGTGGTCTACGAGGGGAAGCGATTCTTGCTCAAGCCAGCCAAGGCCTGGGTTCTACAACCCCCCGGAAAACCCGGCGTCATAGTAGCCCTATTCAAGCTCCCCAACGGAAAGACCGTAAGAAAAGTAATCGCAAGACTACCGCCATAG
- a CDS encoding CBS domain-containing protein, giving the protein MIGQFAKKEVVKATPSTSIRDVAKLMAENNVGLVVLVDPRDPQRVVGVVSERDVVRAVAYGIDLDQPCDIIATKRVITLEYDRSLAEAAEAFRKHGIRHIVVTQGGKLYGVLSIRDLIREDAALREAVAFQEWTFEPGMSA; this is encoded by the coding sequence ATGATTGGCCAATTTGCAAAAAAGGAGGTGGTAAAGGCGACGCCCTCCACTTCAATACGAGACGTGGCAAAGCTAATGGCGGAAAACAACGTAGGCCTAGTGGTCCTAGTAGACCCAAGGGACCCCCAGAGGGTCGTCGGCGTGGTTTCTGAGCGCGACGTAGTTAGAGCAGTGGCCTACGGCATAGACTTAGACCAGCCCTGCGACATAATTGCCACCAAGAGAGTTATAACCCTTGAGTACGACAGGAGTTTGGCAGAGGCGGCAGAGGCGTTTCGTAAACACGGCATACGCCACATAGTGGTGACGCAAGGCGGGAAACTCTACGGCGTACTCTCCATACGCGACCTAATCCGAGAGGACGCGGCGCTGAGAGAGGCTGTTGCCTTCCAAGAATGGACCTTCGAGCCTGGGATGTCCGCATAG
- a CDS encoding amidase translates to MIEKRLEEAKRRADLNYFVYINERAAEELEALAKAGRCGKLCGLAVAVKDNIEVAGMPITNGAPYMRRVATETAPVVAALMAEGAVVIGKTNMHELALGATNINPHFGPTRNPHDPTRITGGSSGGSAGAVAIGVADVGLGTDTGGSVRIPAALCGVVGYKPPYGKLPTRGVLPLAQSLDHVGLITRSVDDLVRVMAAVGWLERELPEVKRFRFAVLMGIAENTRHVEKAFWRAVEVLERIGGVRDEVFVEARKYASARAAILLSEAAANYYHLLRGVGDKMGKDVATLLAAGAALPAVAYITAKQVKEEATQFFNKLFKKYDVVATPTTATEAIPIEEADSVAVRPKLLAYTELFNLTGHPAISVPAPTSGLPVGLQLAARDEEVLLAVAKMYEKEVAD, encoded by the coding sequence ATGATTGAGAAGAGGCTTGAGGAGGCCAAAAGGCGCGCCGACTTGAACTACTTCGTCTACATAAACGAGAGGGCGGCTGAGGAGCTTGAGGCGCTGGCCAAGGCGGGTAGGTGCGGGAAGCTGTGCGGCTTGGCGGTGGCTGTTAAGGACAACATAGAGGTGGCAGGCATGCCTATTACAAACGGCGCCCCCTACATGCGCCGGGTTGCAACAGAGACTGCGCCTGTCGTCGCCGCGTTGATGGCGGAGGGCGCGGTGGTGATTGGGAAGACAAACATGCACGAGCTGGCCCTCGGGGCCACGAACATAAACCCGCACTTCGGCCCGACTCGAAACCCGCACGACCCAACGCGGATAACGGGAGGGTCGAGCGGCGGCAGCGCGGGGGCCGTGGCCATAGGCGTCGCCGACGTGGGCCTGGGGACAGACACCGGGGGCTCTGTGAGAATACCCGCGGCCCTCTGCGGCGTCGTCGGCTACAAGCCCCCCTACGGCAAACTGCCGACTAGGGGAGTCCTCCCCCTGGCCCAGAGCCTAGACCACGTGGGGCTCATCACCAGAAGCGTAGACGACTTAGTCCGCGTAATGGCGGCCGTGGGCTGGCTTGAGAGGGAGCTCCCCGAGGTCAAGAGGTTCCGCTTCGCAGTGTTGATGGGGATTGCTGAGAACACTAGGCATGTGGAAAAGGCGTTTTGGAGGGCCGTGGAGGTCCTCGAGAGAATAGGCGGGGTGAGAGACGAGGTGTTTGTCGAGGCGCGTAAATACGCGTCGGCTAGGGCGGCCATCCTCCTCTCTGAGGCCGCCGCCAACTACTACCACCTGCTGAGGGGCGTGGGGGACAAAATGGGGAAAGACGTGGCCACTCTGCTCGCCGCCGGCGCCGCCCTGCCCGCCGTGGCCTACATCACGGCCAAGCAGGTCAAAGAGGAGGCCACCCAGTTCTTCAACAAGCTATTCAAGAAATACGACGTGGTGGCCACGCCCACGACAGCCACTGAGGCAATTCCAATAGAGGAGGCAGACAGCGTGGCGGTGAGGCCCAAGCTGCTGGCATACACAGAGCTCTTCAACCTCACGGGCCACCCAGCGATTTCAGTCCCAGCCCCCACCTCCGGCCTCCCCGTGGGCCTACAGCTCGCGGCGCGGGACGAGGAGGTGCTACTCGCCGTCGCTAAAATGTACGAAAAAGAGGTGGCCGACTAG